In Sutterella faecalis, a genomic segment contains:
- a CDS encoding aryl-sulfate sulfotransferase: MKMQKRTFLLSAAACAMMTATGAMAMGTPSGFAVVGFNKQGNLGEVIVNPYKIAPLTAVIKNGGYELLSATVRVVPKEGGQEIKYEVSRAQLLTHAGIPVFGLYPDYSNKVEVSYSYRFDGKVVDGKHTYTIYCGGIRGMESGMPGEKNLMFDTEVKKVAPEFSDRLYFVNNLGATPGQDTRAVWNNPMGGALTWSYLPKIAIIDTKGDIRWYLDASTLWDPESIYSKGVMMGFKQNADGAISWGFGQKYVKYDIMGRKVFNRRLPTGYSDFSHSMDPMPNGHYLLRVASSDLRRIDQKRVRTVRDVIIEVDQSGRVVDEWRLFDILDPYRSNIIKALDQGAVCLNIDPSKAGHTLTAEELAAQEKSDNFGDIAGTGPGRNWAHVNSVDYDPDDDSIIISSRHQSAIIKIGRDKKVKWILGAPAGWRSPWKEALLTPVDKSGKPISCTDTTCEGGFDWTWTQHTAWRIDSKSNKDVVYVSAFDNGDARGAEQPALPEMKYSRAVIYKIDQKKRTVEQVWEYGKERGHSWYSPVTSLTEYQADKDSVVAYSATAGSDFDLTTGAMKGLPNPYIDEFKWGEKEPSVEIQLHNTSGYQAWPFSVKKAFTDN; this comes from the coding sequence ATGAAAATGCAGAAGCGCACTTTCCTTCTTTCGGCCGCAGCCTGCGCGATGATGACCGCCACCGGCGCCATGGCAATGGGGACGCCGAGCGGCTTTGCCGTTGTCGGGTTCAACAAGCAGGGCAATCTCGGCGAAGTCATCGTCAATCCTTACAAGATTGCTCCGCTCACGGCGGTGATCAAGAACGGCGGCTATGAGCTTCTCTCGGCCACCGTCCGCGTCGTTCCGAAAGAGGGCGGTCAGGAAATCAAGTATGAGGTTTCCCGCGCTCAGCTCCTCACGCACGCCGGCATTCCGGTTTTCGGCCTTTATCCGGACTATTCCAACAAGGTTGAAGTGAGCTACTCCTACCGCTTCGACGGAAAGGTGGTCGACGGCAAGCACACCTACACCATCTACTGCGGCGGCATCCGCGGCATGGAATCCGGCATGCCCGGCGAAAAGAATCTGATGTTCGACACCGAAGTGAAGAAGGTGGCGCCGGAATTCAGCGACCGCCTCTACTTCGTCAACAACCTCGGCGCCACGCCCGGTCAGGACACCCGCGCGGTGTGGAACAACCCCATGGGTGGGGCGCTTACGTGGAGCTACCTCCCGAAGATCGCCATCATCGATACGAAGGGCGACATTCGCTGGTACCTTGACGCTTCCACGCTCTGGGATCCGGAATCGATCTACAGCAAGGGCGTCATGATGGGCTTCAAGCAGAATGCCGACGGCGCCATCTCCTGGGGCTTCGGCCAGAAGTACGTGAAGTACGACATCATGGGCCGCAAGGTCTTCAATCGCCGTCTGCCCACGGGCTACAGCGACTTCTCGCACTCGATGGATCCGATGCCGAACGGCCACTATCTCCTTCGCGTCGCGTCCTCCGACCTCCGCCGCATCGACCAGAAGCGCGTGCGCACGGTCCGCGACGTGATTATTGAAGTGGATCAGTCGGGCCGCGTCGTCGACGAATGGCGCCTCTTCGACATTCTCGATCCGTATCGCTCGAACATCATCAAGGCCCTCGACCAAGGTGCCGTCTGCCTCAACATCGACCCCTCGAAGGCGGGCCATACGCTTACCGCCGAAGAGCTCGCCGCTCAGGAGAAGTCCGACAACTTCGGCGACATCGCGGGCACCGGCCCGGGCCGCAACTGGGCGCACGTGAATTCGGTCGACTACGACCCGGACGACGATTCCATCATCATCTCCTCGCGCCACCAGTCCGCCATCATCAAGATCGGCCGCGACAAGAAGGTGAAGTGGATCCTCGGCGCTCCGGCAGGCTGGCGTTCGCCCTGGAAGGAAGCGCTTCTTACGCCGGTCGACAAGTCCGGGAAGCCCATTTCCTGCACGGACACGACCTGCGAGGGCGGCTTTGACTGGACGTGGACGCAGCACACGGCCTGGCGCATCGATTCGAAGTCCAATAAGGACGTGGTCTACGTGTCGGCCTTCGACAACGGCGACGCCCGCGGCGCAGAGCAGCCGGCGCTTCCGGAAATGAAGTATTCGCGTGCGGTGATCTACAAGATTGACCAGAAAAAGAGAACGGTCGAGCAGGTCTGGGAGTACGGCAAGGAGCGCGGCCATTCGTGGTACAGCCCCGTGACGTCGCTTACGGAATACCAGGCCGACAAGGATTCGGTGGTTGCCTATTCCGCCACTGCCGGCTCCGACTTCGATCTCACGACCGGCGCCATGAAGGGTCTCCCCAACCCGTACATCGACGAATTCAAGTGGGGCGAGAAGGAGCCCTCGGTTGAAATCCAGCTTCACAACACGTCGGGCTATCAGGCATGGCCCTTCAGCGTGAAGAAGGCCTTCACCGACAATTAA
- a CDS encoding ribbon-helix-helix domain-containing protein — translation MKKTAAHAADAEWNIAVPPDLDEDSRLFLASRGAKEVSFPLLVRKAASLVILSSLTREVKEEVRRSGLSQEELDGFIADGIAWARSPVAAARGSAA, via the coding sequence ATGAAGAAGACTGCCGCTCACGCTGCCGATGCAGAATGGAACATTGCCGTTCCGCCCGATCTTGATGAGGACTCCCGCCTTTTCCTCGCATCTCGAGGCGCCAAGGAAGTGTCCTTTCCCTTGCTGGTCCGGAAAGCAGCATCTTTGGTGATTCTCTCTTCTCTAACGAGAGAAGTGAAGGAGGAAGTACGTCGTTCCGGACTTTCTCAGGAAGAACTCGACGGGTTCATTGCGGACGGTATTGCCTGGGCTCGCTCTCCTGTTGCGGCCGCTCGCGGCAGCGCTGCCTGA